The proteins below come from a single Asanoa ferruginea genomic window:
- a CDS encoding PrsW family intramembrane metalloprotease: MTLPLHPAVPEERGRGWRVLVLLGVIVVIALCAITMSIVLGWNIGVQATVIGLAAAILPVPVLVACFLWLDRYEPEPARLLAVAFTWGAFVATLVAYGVNTGAVHVFANLGLPDSLVAVVVAPFIEETMKALGPALILVLFRREFSGITDGIVYCGLSAVGFAMVENILYLGGHGYAAGAERYGPAAGAQMLILTFIIRIFLTGFAHPLFTSMTGIGLGIAARSADRWVRVCAPLAGLMVAMMLHGTWNLVPTLAQATGEGLILLYGYIALMVPVFFGVVGLTIWLRGWEGRLTERALPVYVQAGWLSPPEVASLGSLARRHSARQWARRVAGPPGLTAMRGFQFAATRLALLRDGLQRGLDSRPADRARAERDEQRLLSEISMYRQAFVGRDPQVPPAVWDGNSYHVMFPDGVQRPLAAPDDPVVPIPVVLAPPVPRYYGPPMPYSGPPSPYR, encoded by the coding sequence ATGACCTTGCCCCTGCACCCCGCCGTGCCCGAGGAGCGGGGGCGGGGCTGGCGGGTGCTGGTGCTGCTCGGCGTCATCGTGGTGATCGCGCTCTGCGCCATCACGATGTCGATCGTGCTCGGCTGGAACATCGGCGTCCAGGCCACGGTGATCGGCCTCGCGGCGGCGATCCTGCCGGTCCCGGTGCTGGTCGCCTGCTTCCTCTGGCTCGACCGCTATGAGCCGGAGCCGGCCCGGCTGCTGGCGGTCGCGTTCACCTGGGGTGCGTTCGTCGCGACGCTGGTCGCCTACGGGGTCAACACCGGCGCGGTGCACGTCTTCGCCAACCTCGGCCTGCCCGACAGCCTGGTGGCGGTGGTGGTCGCGCCGTTCATCGAGGAGACGATGAAGGCGCTCGGCCCGGCGCTGATCCTGGTGCTGTTCCGCCGGGAGTTCTCCGGCATCACCGACGGCATCGTCTACTGCGGGCTCTCGGCGGTCGGCTTCGCGATGGTGGAGAACATCCTCTACCTCGGCGGCCACGGTTACGCCGCGGGCGCGGAGCGTTACGGCCCGGCGGCCGGCGCGCAGATGCTGATCCTGACCTTCATCATCCGGATCTTCCTGACCGGTTTCGCCCATCCGCTGTTCACCTCGATGACCGGCATCGGGCTGGGCATCGCGGCCCGCTCGGCCGACCGCTGGGTGCGGGTCTGCGCCCCGTTGGCCGGCCTGATGGTCGCGATGATGCTGCACGGCACCTGGAACCTGGTGCCGACGCTGGCTCAGGCGACCGGCGAAGGGCTGATCCTGCTCTACGGCTACATCGCGCTGATGGTGCCGGTGTTCTTCGGCGTGGTCGGCCTGACCATCTGGCTGCGCGGCTGGGAGGGGCGACTCACCGAGCGGGCCCTCCCGGTGTACGTGCAAGCCGGCTGGCTCAGCCCGCCCGAGGTGGCCTCGCTCGGCTCGCTGGCCCGCCGGCACTCGGCCCGGCAGTGGGCCCGCCGGGTGGCCGGCCCGCCCGGGCTCACCGCGATGCGCGGGTTCCAGTTCGCGGCGACCCGGCTCGCGCTGCTGCGCGACGGCCTTCAGCGCGGCCTCGACAGCCGGCCCGCCGACCGGGCCCGCGCCGAGCGCGACGAGCAGCGGTTGCTGTCCGAGATCTCGATGTATCGGCAGGCGTTCGTCGGTCGCGACCCGCAGGTGCCGCCGGCCGTCTGGGACGGCAACAGCTACCACGTGATGTTTCCCGACGGGGTGCAGCGCCCACTGGCGGCGCCCGACGACCCGGTGGTGCCGATCCCGGTGGTGCTAGCGCCGCCGGTGCCCCGCTACTACGGGCCGCCGATGCCTTACAGCGGCCCGCCGTCGCCCTACAGGTAG
- a CDS encoding glycerol-3-phosphate dehydrogenase/oxidase, whose product MRDPAISRFAASHLSATRRADDLRRLRSERFDVLVVGGGVTGAGAALDAAARGLKVALIEARDYAAGTSSRSSKLIHGGLRYLEQLEFGLVHEALTERGLLSTRLAPHLVRPVPILVPLPAGGLPLRAFRRSYYGLGVATYDAFAGVLGHGRGMPLHRHLTREGARRLFPSLRGDVTTGAIRYFDGQVDDARLVVTLARTAASLGAAMVTSARAVGFLRQAREVVGVRVRDMEARPGDPDAEFEVRARTVIAATGVWSDDMSRMLGDVGVRPGFRVRASKGVHLVVPRSAITGEAGLILRTPTSVLFVIPWGGHWIIGTTDTDWQLDRSHPAASARDIQYILDQVNPWLARPLSTDDIEGVYAGLRPLLSGEADATSKLSREHAVIEPMLGLLLVAGGKYTTYRVMAADVVDRAVRRLGGGQPSTTAQLPLLGADGYAATWRDRLDLARRRGVPAGVVEHLLERYGTLTNELLALVEADPALAAPLAGAPEYLAAEVAYAAYAEGALHLDDVLTRRTRISFETAHRGTESAVHAAEVMGGVLGWDEAVRRREVEHYLARVDAERESQRMPDDATADAARMGAADVRGLAADRGLEIPSSAAL is encoded by the coding sequence GTGCGAGACCCCGCGATATCCCGCTTCGCCGCGAGCCACCTCTCCGCGACCCGGCGCGCCGACGACCTGCGCCGGCTGCGCAGCGAGCGGTTCGACGTGCTGGTCGTCGGCGGCGGCGTGACCGGTGCCGGCGCCGCCCTCGACGCCGCCGCGCGCGGCCTCAAGGTCGCCCTGATCGAGGCCCGTGACTACGCCGCCGGCACGTCCAGCCGGTCGAGCAAGCTGATCCACGGCGGCCTGCGCTACCTCGAGCAGCTCGAGTTCGGCCTGGTGCACGAGGCGCTGACCGAGCGCGGCCTGCTCTCCACCCGGCTGGCGCCACACCTCGTGCGCCCGGTGCCGATCCTGGTGCCGCTGCCGGCCGGCGGGCTGCCGCTGCGCGCGTTCCGCCGCTCCTACTACGGCCTGGGCGTCGCCACCTACGACGCGTTCGCCGGCGTGCTCGGCCACGGCCGGGGCATGCCGTTGCACCGGCACCTGACCCGCGAGGGCGCCCGGCGGCTGTTCCCGAGCCTGCGCGGCGACGTGACCACCGGCGCGATCCGCTACTTCGACGGCCAGGTCGACGACGCCCGGCTGGTCGTCACGCTGGCCCGCACCGCCGCCAGCCTGGGCGCGGCCATGGTGACCAGCGCCCGCGCGGTTGGCTTCCTGCGCCAGGCCCGCGAGGTCGTCGGCGTCCGGGTGCGCGACATGGAGGCCCGGCCCGGGGATCCCGACGCCGAGTTCGAGGTCCGGGCCCGCACCGTGATCGCCGCCACCGGCGTGTGGAGCGACGACATGTCGCGGATGCTCGGCGACGTCGGCGTCCGCCCCGGTTTCCGGGTCCGCGCGTCCAAGGGCGTGCACCTCGTGGTCCCGCGGAGTGCGATCACCGGCGAGGCGGGGCTGATCCTGCGTACCCCCACCTCGGTGTTGTTCGTGATCCCCTGGGGTGGGCACTGGATCATCGGCACCACCGACACCGACTGGCAGCTCGACCGCTCGCACCCGGCGGCCTCGGCGCGCGACATCCAATACATCCTCGACCAGGTCAACCCCTGGCTGGCCCGGCCGCTGTCGACCGACGACATCGAGGGCGTCTACGCCGGCCTGCGCCCGCTGCTCAGCGGCGAGGCCGACGCCACCTCGAAGCTGTCCCGCGAGCACGCGGTGATCGAGCCGATGCTCGGCCTGCTGCTGGTCGCCGGCGGCAAATACACGACCTACCGGGTGATGGCCGCCGACGTGGTCGACCGCGCGGTCCGCCGGCTCGGTGGCGGTCAACCGTCGACCACCGCCCAGCTACCGCTGCTCGGCGCCGACGGCTACGCGGCCACCTGGCGCGACCGGCTCGACCTGGCCCGCCGCCGCGGTGTGCCGGCCGGCGTGGTCGAGCACCTGCTGGAGCGCTACGGCACGCTGACCAACGAGTTGCTCGCGCTGGTCGAGGCCGATCCGGCGCTGGCGGCGCCGCTGGCCGGCGCGCCGGAATACCTGGCCGCCGAGGTGGCCTACGCGGCCTACGCGGAAGGCGCCCTGCACCTCGACGACGTGCTCACCCGGCGCACCCGGATCTCGTTCGAGACCGCACACCGGGGCACCGAGTCGGCCGTGCACGCGGCCGAGGTGATGGGTGGCGTGCTCGGCTGGGACGAGGCGGTGCGCCGGCGCGAGGTCGAGCACTACCTGGCCCGGGTCGACGCCGAGCGCGAGTCGCAGCGGATGCCCGACGACGCCACCGCCGACGCGGCGCGGATGGGTGCCGCCGACGTGCGCGGCCTGGCCGCCGACCGGGGCCTGGAGATCCCGAGCAGCGCGGCGCTTTAG
- a CDS encoding HD domain-containing protein, with protein sequence MRDLADAWRAAVQGAGATADNHAIAAEGSALLARWAEPHRHYHTLEHLATVLSIVDEEEAAAEQPDLVRLAAWFHDAVYDPHTPGDGNERASAELAVGSLVTLGVPTTAIDGVRRLVLLTAGHAAQADDPDGALLCDADLAVLASPPAAYDAYAAAVRREYEFVPDAEFRAGRATILRHLLELPALYRLPDLAERWTEPARGNLIRELGALDH encoded by the coding sequence GTGAGAGATCTCGCCGACGCCTGGCGCGCGGCTGTCCAGGGCGCCGGCGCGACCGCCGACAACCACGCCATCGCCGCCGAGGGCTCGGCGCTGCTGGCCCGCTGGGCCGAGCCGCACCGGCACTACCACACGCTGGAGCACCTGGCCACGGTTCTCTCCATTGTGGATGAGGAGGAAGCGGCGGCCGAGCAGCCCGACCTGGTCCGGCTGGCCGCCTGGTTCCACGACGCCGTCTACGATCCGCACACGCCCGGTGACGGAAACGAGCGGGCCTCCGCTGAGCTGGCGGTGGGTTCGCTGGTCACTCTGGGTGTTCCCACGACGGCGATCGACGGCGTACGCCGGCTCGTGCTGCTCACCGCCGGTCACGCCGCGCAGGCCGACGACCCCGACGGCGCGCTGCTCTGCGACGCCGACCTCGCCGTGCTGGCCAGCCCGCCGGCCGCCTACGACGCCTACGCCGCGGCCGTCCGCCGGGAGTACGAGTTCGTCCCCGACGCCGAGTTCCGCGCCGGCCGCGCCACGATCCTGCGCCACCTGCTCGAACTGCCGGCCCTCTACCGGCTGCCCGACCTGGCCGAGCGCTGGACCGAGCCCGCCCGCGGCAACCTCATCCGTGAGCTGGGCGCCCTGGACCATTGA
- a CDS encoding S8 family serine peptidase, which translates to MAAPAERSAPPRWLGVLAAIAAGGWLVLATTVAQSLGSLLDQLELVSSVVLPAWTWPAIGVVGFLLMCVPALLSAALPVTPAGRAAGRAWFTAAAMLAVLTALRAVPVAQHELYLTLLAAVAVALTAVVGRPGRPASGWLGVAGGVLLLTPWLLLGALGGVLETVLAVLAAAAVGRLAAALLGPRFWEPMAGWSRARTIWVGGARAGVALALLGAGVGQSGPQLAVLIGLPMVGFALAALRGAGDPPVAWLVGFGVVGPLAFVDPEETTLLLAGRDAPFWAAIAAGAALAIGVLIGIGYGLRGSFRRPVAATLAGVLALAGLVVYFGPGQPGFAGERLFVVLSSQADLSGLPAGTGQAALTARTTEVYRRLVEHADRTQADLRRDLDRWHLRYTPYYLVNGIEVDSGGPVLRELLSRRGDVDRVLVDQVLRPLPAPALSPHVGNVAAPSRAQWNLEQVHAPEAWASGDTGKGIVVGSSDSGVDGSHPALAPGFRGGDDSWFDPWNGTTVPTDAGIHGTHTLATAVGAGVGVAPGAQWVGCVNLARNMGNPAHYLDCLQFMLAPFPPGGDPFTAGRPARAPQVLTNSWGCPQIEGCDRRSLEPAVHALDAAGIFVVASAGNTGPACGSVTDPPAIYPETFTVGSVDSSGTLADHSSRGPDKPDLVAPGVDVVSALPGDRYGALTGTSMAGPHVAGVVALLWSANPALVGDVARTREILRSTAAPVTAGDVGPCTPAQATGAGLVDAAAALRAAG; encoded by the coding sequence ATGGCTGCCCCCGCCGAACGCTCGGCCCCGCCGCGTTGGCTCGGCGTGCTCGCCGCGATCGCGGCCGGCGGCTGGCTGGTCCTGGCGACGACGGTCGCGCAGAGCCTGGGCTCCTTGCTCGACCAGCTCGAACTCGTGTCGTCGGTCGTGCTGCCGGCGTGGACCTGGCCGGCGATCGGCGTGGTCGGCTTCCTGCTGATGTGCGTGCCCGCCCTGCTCTCGGCCGCGTTGCCGGTCACGCCGGCCGGGCGCGCGGCCGGGCGGGCCTGGTTCACCGCGGCCGCAATGCTGGCCGTGCTGACCGCGCTGCGGGCCGTGCCGGTCGCGCAGCACGAGCTCTATTTGACGCTGCTCGCGGCGGTGGCGGTCGCGCTCACGGCGGTGGTCGGCCGGCCCGGGCGGCCGGCATCCGGCTGGCTGGGCGTCGCCGGTGGGGTGCTGCTGCTCACACCCTGGCTGTTGCTGGGCGCGCTCGGCGGCGTGCTGGAGACCGTGCTCGCGGTGCTCGCCGCCGCCGCGGTCGGCCGGCTCGCCGCGGCGCTGCTCGGCCCGCGGTTCTGGGAGCCGATGGCGGGCTGGAGCCGGGCCCGGACGATCTGGGTCGGTGGCGCGCGGGCCGGCGTCGCCCTCGCCCTGCTCGGTGCCGGCGTCGGGCAGAGCGGCCCGCAGTTGGCCGTGCTGATCGGCCTGCCGATGGTGGGCTTCGCGCTCGCCGCGCTGCGTGGCGCGGGCGACCCGCCAGTCGCCTGGCTGGTCGGCTTCGGGGTGGTCGGGCCGCTGGCGTTCGTCGACCCCGAGGAGACCACGCTGCTGCTCGCCGGGCGCGACGCGCCGTTCTGGGCGGCGATCGCCGCCGGCGCGGCACTCGCCATCGGGGTGCTCATCGGCATCGGGTACGGGCTGCGCGGGTCATTCCGGCGCCCGGTCGCCGCGACCCTGGCCGGCGTGCTGGCCCTCGCCGGCCTAGTCGTCTACTTCGGGCCGGGGCAACCCGGCTTCGCGGGCGAGCGGCTCTTCGTGGTGCTGTCGAGCCAGGCCGACCTGTCGGGGTTGCCGGCCGGCACCGGCCAGGCGGCGCTGACCGCCCGCACCACCGAGGTCTACCGGCGGCTGGTCGAGCACGCCGACCGCACCCAGGCCGACCTGCGCCGCGACCTCGACCGGTGGCACCTGCGCTACACGCCCTACTACCTGGTCAACGGCATCGAGGTGGACAGCGGGGGGCCGGTGCTGCGGGAGTTGCTGTCCCGCCGCGGCGACGTCGACCGGGTGCTGGTCGACCAGGTGCTCCGGCCACTGCCGGCGCCGGCCCTGTCCCCGCACGTGGGCAACGTGGCCGCGCCGTCGCGCGCCCAGTGGAACCTGGAGCAGGTGCACGCACCCGAGGCCTGGGCCTCCGGCGACACCGGGAAGGGCATCGTCGTCGGCAGTTCCGACTCGGGCGTCGACGGCAGCCATCCCGCGCTGGCACCCGGTTTCCGGGGCGGCGACGACTCCTGGTTCGACCCTTGGAACGGCACGACCGTGCCGACCGACGCGGGCATCCACGGCACCCACACGCTCGCCACCGCCGTGGGCGCGGGTGTCGGGGTGGCGCCGGGCGCGCAGTGGGTCGGTTGCGTCAACCTGGCCCGCAACATGGGCAACCCGGCCCACTACCTCGACTGCCTCCAGTTCATGCTGGCCCCGTTCCCGCCCGGCGGCGATCCGTTCACCGCGGGCCGGCCGGCGCGGGCGCCACAGGTGCTGACCAACTCGTGGGGTTGTCCGCAGATCGAGGGCTGCGACCGGCGCTCGCTGGAGCCGGCGGTGCACGCGCTCGACGCGGCCGGCATCTTCGTCGTCGCCTCCGCCGGCAACACCGGGCCGGCCTGCGGCTCGGTCACCGACCCGCCGGCCATCTACCCCGAGACGTTCACCGTCGGCTCGGTCGACTCGTCGGGCACGCTCGCCGACCACTCCAGCCGCGGGCCGGACAAGCCCGACCTGGTCGCGCCCGGCGTCGACGTCGTCTCGGCGCTGCCCGGCGACCGCTACGGCGCGCTGACCGGCACGTCGATGGCCGGGCCCCACGTCGCCGGCGTGGTGGCGCTGCTGTGGTCGGCCAACCCGGCACTGGTCGGCGACGTCGCGCGGACCCGGGAGATCCTGCGGAGCACAGCGGCGCCGGTGACCGCCGGCGACGTCGGGCCGTGCACGCCGGCCCAGGCGACCGGCGCCGGCCTGGTGGACGCGGCGGCGGCGCTGCGTGCGGCCGGGTAG
- a CDS encoding FAD-binding oxidoreductase, translating into MADLVTELRAALPDGAVLTDPDLLRGHQRDEADLVPFGTPAVVVRPRTTAEVVDVVRAAARAGVPVVPQGARTGLAGAANAIDGAVVLSTVAMDRIVEIDPVNRYAVVQPGVVNATLAGAAAKAGLRYPPDPGSWESSTIGGNVATNAGGMCCVKYGVTAEYVLGLEVVLASGEILRTGRRTAKGVAGYDLTRLFVGSEGTLGVITEVVVGLRPAADTSLTLIALFPTTAAAGAAVAAISSGGFSPSLLELLDQTHLKAIEALRPMGLRTDAKALLLAAVDTGSRAADDLAALEAVCEAAGALEVFAATDPVEAAELLRARRLAHPAMEKFAAETYPEGSGGIIIDDIAVPRTELAAMLDGIEKIAAEYGVPIGVVGHAGDGNLHPNIVVDRLDPDSVARGRAAFDEIMRLGLAMGGTCTGEHGVGLLKKDWLAQEIGPVGMAVHRAIKTALDPAGLLNPGKIF; encoded by the coding sequence ATGGCTGATCTGGTGACGGAGTTGCGCGCGGCGTTGCCGGACGGCGCGGTGCTGACCGACCCCGACCTGCTTCGCGGGCACCAGCGCGACGAGGCCGACCTGGTGCCGTTCGGCACACCCGCCGTGGTGGTCCGCCCGCGGACAACCGCCGAGGTCGTCGACGTGGTCAGGGCCGCGGCCCGGGCCGGCGTTCCGGTCGTGCCGCAGGGCGCCCGCACGGGCCTGGCCGGCGCCGCCAACGCGATCGACGGCGCGGTGGTGCTCTCCACGGTCGCGATGGACCGGATCGTCGAGATCGACCCGGTCAACCGCTACGCCGTCGTGCAGCCGGGCGTGGTCAACGCGACCCTGGCCGGCGCCGCCGCGAAGGCCGGGCTGCGCTACCCGCCCGATCCGGGCTCGTGGGAGTCGTCGACGATCGGCGGCAACGTGGCCACCAACGCGGGCGGCATGTGCTGTGTCAAATACGGCGTGACCGCCGAATACGTGCTCGGCCTCGAGGTCGTGCTGGCCTCCGGCGAGATCCTGCGCACGGGCCGGCGTACCGCCAAAGGGGTCGCTGGTTATGACCTGACCCGGCTGTTCGTCGGCTCCGAGGGCACCCTGGGCGTGATCACCGAGGTGGTGGTCGGGCTGCGGCCCGCCGCCGACACCTCGCTCACCCTGATCGCGCTGTTCCCGACCACGGCCGCCGCCGGCGCCGCGGTCGCCGCGATCTCCTCCGGCGGCTTCTCGCCGAGCCTGCTGGAGTTGCTCGACCAGACCCACCTGAAGGCGATCGAGGCGCTGCGCCCGATGGGCCTGCGCACCGACGCTAAGGCGCTGCTGCTCGCCGCCGTCGACACCGGCAGCCGGGCGGCCGACGACCTGGCCGCGCTCGAGGCGGTCTGTGAAGCGGCCGGCGCACTCGAGGTCTTCGCGGCCACCGACCCGGTCGAGGCCGCCGAGTTGCTGCGGGCCCGCCGGCTCGCGCACCCGGCGATGGAGAAGTTCGCCGCCGAGACCTACCCCGAGGGCAGCGGCGGGATCATCATCGACGACATCGCGGTGCCGCGGACCGAACTGGCGGCCATGCTCGACGGCATCGAGAAGATCGCTGCTGAATACGGAGTGCCGATCGGCGTCGTCGGGCATGCCGGCGACGGCAACCTGCACCCCAACATCGTGGTCGACCGGCTCGACCCCGACTCGGTCGCGCGCGGCCGGGCCGCGTTCGACGAGATCATGCGGCTCGGCCTCGCGATGGGCGGCACTTGCACGGGCGAGCACGGCGTCGGCCTGCTCAAGAAGGACTGGCTGGCGCAGGAGATCGGCCCGGTCGGCATGGCCGTGCACCGGGCCATCAAGACCGCCCTCGACCCGGCCGGGCTGCTCAACCCCGGCAAAATCTTCTAA
- a CDS encoding GroES family chaperonin translates to MADSDTEKLPIRLLHDRVLVKIDGAEGERRSTAGIVIPATASMGRRLAWATAVGVGPHVRSIVTGDRVLFDPDDRSEVELHGRQYVLLRERDVHAVAAQRVENDGTGLYL, encoded by the coding sequence ATGGCCGACTCCGATACCGAGAAGCTGCCCATCCGGCTGCTACACGACCGCGTCCTGGTCAAGATCGACGGCGCCGAGGGCGAGCGCCGGTCCACCGCCGGCATCGTGATCCCGGCCACCGCGTCGATGGGCCGCCGGCTGGCGTGGGCGACCGCGGTGGGCGTCGGCCCACACGTGCGTTCGATCGTGACCGGTGACCGGGTGCTCTTCGACCCCGACGACCGCTCCGAGGTCGAGTTGCACGGCCGGCAATACGTGCTGCTCCGCGAGCGCGACGTGCACGCCGTCGCCGCGCAGCGGGTGGAGAACGACGGAACCGGCCTCTACCTGTAG
- a CDS encoding DUF4031 domain-containing protein encodes MVYLDPPAWPSRGRLWSHLVSDVSYAELHAFAEMLGSPRRAFDRDHYDVPADRFAMAVWLGATVVPSREIVRVLRESGLRRPKHLNGPGRPAHG; translated from the coding sequence GTGGTCTACCTCGATCCCCCGGCCTGGCCTTCGCGAGGGCGACTCTGGTCACACCTGGTCAGTGACGTCTCCTATGCCGAACTGCACGCGTTCGCCGAAATGCTCGGTTCGCCCCGGCGGGCGTTCGACCGGGACCACTACGACGTGCCCGCCGACCGCTTCGCGATGGCGGTGTGGCTGGGCGCGACAGTGGTGCCGAGTCGGGAGATCGTGCGGGTGTTGCGGGAGTCCGGTCTGCGCCGGCCCAAGCACCTCAATGGTCCAGGGCGCCCAGCTCACGGATGA
- a CDS encoding AI-2E family transporter, producing MGRFQQVRASLRRAYRAGRVSVRAARVARAEPALQGGEHFQPVLPDAEPAPTPVPVHPSTTSRDDADVPYSLRISAAWSWRLLVLAIAVYGVVRVIGILRFVMIPLAIALLLTAFLSPAVGWLLRARFHRTFAVVVVMVCGLAAVAGTLTLVVNEFVSGAPQLSNDAAKGVRQIQDWLRTGPLHLSDAQLNRYIDEAQSWITDNSSRFTSGALATAATVAEVLTGAVLVLFSTFFFLRDGRKIWRFIVRLFPIGARWRIDDAGQASWSALGNYVRATVLVAFIDALGIGIALVIFRIPFSFALAALVFLGAFIPIVGATLSGAVAVLVALVAQGPIVALIILGAVIGVQQLEGHVLQPLIMGRAVALHPLAIIVSIASGVIIAGIVGALVAVPLIAVLNTAVRRLNKRRPPSIPPGVEVVSTRQ from the coding sequence TTGGGCCGGTTCCAGCAGGTGCGGGCGAGCCTGCGGCGCGCCTACCGGGCGGGCCGCGTCTCTGTCCGGGCGGCCCGCGTGGCGAGGGCCGAGCCCGCCCTTCAGGGCGGTGAGCACTTCCAGCCGGTGCTGCCCGACGCCGAGCCGGCGCCGACCCCGGTGCCGGTGCACCCGTCGACGACCAGCCGCGACGACGCCGACGTGCCCTACAGCCTGCGCATCTCGGCCGCCTGGTCGTGGCGCCTGCTGGTGCTGGCCATCGCCGTCTACGGCGTGGTCCGGGTGATCGGGATCCTGCGCTTCGTGATGATCCCGCTGGCCATCGCGCTCCTGCTGACCGCCTTCCTGTCGCCGGCCGTGGGCTGGTTACTGCGGGCCCGGTTCCACCGCACGTTCGCCGTGGTCGTGGTGATGGTCTGCGGCCTGGCGGCGGTGGCGGGCACGCTGACCCTGGTGGTCAACGAGTTCGTCTCGGGCGCGCCCCAGCTCAGCAACGACGCCGCCAAGGGCGTCCGGCAGATCCAGGACTGGCTGCGCACCGGCCCGCTGCACCTGAGCGACGCGCAGCTCAACCGCTATATCGACGAGGCACAGTCGTGGATCACCGACAACTCGTCGCGGTTCACCAGCGGCGCCCTCGCGACGGCGGCCACGGTGGCCGAGGTGCTGACCGGCGCCGTGCTGGTGCTCTTCTCGACCTTCTTCTTCCTGCGCGACGGCCGCAAGATCTGGCGGTTCATCGTGCGGCTGTTCCCGATCGGCGCCCGCTGGCGCATCGACGACGCCGGCCAGGCGTCGTGGTCGGCGCTGGGCAACTACGTGCGGGCGACGGTGCTGGTCGCGTTCATCGACGCCCTGGGCATCGGGATCGCCCTGGTGATCTTCCGAATACCGTTCTCGTTCGCGCTGGCGGCCCTGGTGTTCCTCGGCGCGTTCATCCCGATCGTCGGTGCCACCCTGTCGGGCGCCGTGGCGGTGCTGGTCGCCCTGGTCGCACAGGGCCCGATCGTCGCACTGATCATCCTGGGCGCCGTGATCGGCGTGCAACAGCTCGAAGGACACGTGCTCCAGCCACTGATCATGGGCCGGGCCGTCGCGCTGCACCCGCTGGCGATCATCGTCAGCATCGCGTCCGGAGTGATAATCGCCGGCATCGTTGGCGCGCTGGTCGCGGTGCCGCTGATCGCCGTGCTCAACACCGCCGTCCGCCGCCTCAACAAACGCCGCCCGCCAAGCATCCCGCCGGGCGTCGAGGTCGTCAGCACCCGCCAGTAG
- a CDS encoding GNAT family N-acetyltransferase, producing the protein MDHAYQLAELTPDRVPDVVALCQVALDLPDDAAEAEAIVGRLRHPGPLIGSAGERRTTGWVALSGPDVVGVVLGSTGYGDTAVGHVDLIAVHPDHRRHGIGRELLARVESALAGFGVGAVALVGNAPVYAWPGIDVRYTPAICLAEASGYERQTVAWNMTADLTPGSLALAPTAPAEARLASAGVAVRRAVAADVPGLVEFAQEHFGPGWGAELSGSAGIHFAVRDGGVLGFACWGSSRPSYFGPMGTAAAARGLGVGGVLLRRCLQEQHAAGLTAAQIGWVGPVPFYSANSGARIERVFFLYRRQL; encoded by the coding sequence GTGGACCATGCGTACCAGCTCGCCGAGCTGACCCCCGATCGCGTACCCGATGTCGTGGCGCTCTGTCAGGTGGCTCTTGATCTTCCCGACGATGCCGCCGAGGCCGAGGCCATCGTCGGCCGGCTGCGGCATCCCGGCCCGCTGATCGGGTCGGCCGGCGAGCGACGTACCACGGGATGGGTCGCCCTTTCCGGTCCTGACGTGGTCGGTGTCGTGCTCGGGTCGACCGGCTACGGCGACACCGCGGTCGGGCACGTCGACCTGATCGCGGTGCATCCCGACCACCGGCGGCACGGCATCGGCCGGGAGCTGCTGGCCCGGGTGGAGTCGGCGCTGGCGGGGTTCGGCGTCGGTGCGGTGGCGTTGGTCGGCAACGCGCCGGTGTACGCGTGGCCGGGGATCGACGTGCGCTACACGCCGGCCATCTGCCTGGCCGAGGCGAGCGGGTACGAGCGGCAGACCGTCGCCTGGAACATGACGGCCGACCTGACGCCGGGCTCACTGGCCCTCGCGCCGACGGCGCCGGCGGAGGCGCGGCTCGCGTCGGCCGGCGTGGCCGTGCGCCGGGCGGTGGCGGCCGACGTGCCGGGGCTGGTGGAGTTCGCGCAGGAGCACTTCGGGCCCGGGTGGGGTGCCGAGCTCAGCGGCTCGGCCGGCATCCACTTCGCGGTGCGCGACGGTGGGGTGCTCGGGTTCGCGTGCTGGGGGTCTTCGCGGCCGTCGTATTTCGGGCCGATGGGCACCGCCGCGGCGGCGCGGGGGCTCGGTGTCGGTGGGGTGCTGTTGCGGCGCTGCCTCCAGGAGCAGCACGCTGCCGGGCTGACCGCGGCGCAGATCGGGTGGGTCGGGCCGGTGCCGTTCTACTCGGCCAACTCCGGGGCGCGGATCGAGCGGGTCTTCTTCCTCTACCGCCGGCAACTCTGA